A section of the Oryza sativa Japonica Group chromosome 1, ASM3414082v1 genome encodes:
- the LOC4327196 gene encoding ATP-dependent 6-phosphofructokinase 6 isoform X1 encodes MASHIILPKEEEAALGVAVEEDHDSPAAPGYQHQQGPPVAKALPFSATCVRISRDSYPNLRALRNASAMSLPDDDAAYAKLEEGDYGYLLDDVPHFTDYLSDLPTFPNPLQDHPAYSTVKQYFVNADDTVPEKVVVQKDSPRGVHFRRAGPRQRVYFESEDVKACIVTCGGLCPGLNTVIRELVCGLSHMYNVNDIFGIQNGYKGFYSSNYLPMTPKSVNDIHKRGGTVLGTSRGGHDTKKIVDNIQDRGINQVYIIGGDGTQKGAYEIYKEIRRRGLKVAVAGVPKTIDNDIAVIDKSFGFDSAVEEAQRAIDAAHVEASSAENGIGLVKLMGRYSGFIAMYATLASRDVDCCLIPESPFYLEGEGGLFEYIEKRLKENNHMVIVVAEGAGQDLIAKSIAAADQIDASGNKLLLDVGLWLTHKIKDYCKNKKMEMTIKYIDPTYMIRAIPSNASDNVYCTLLAHSAIHGAMAGYSFTVGMVNGRHAYIPFHRVTSTRNKVKITDRMWARLLSSTNQPSFLSQKDIDAAREADKLASKSPVPVNTKEHGENVKKPANGEK; translated from the exons ATGGCGTCTCACATCATTCtgccgaaggaggaggaggcggcgctgggcgtggcggtggaggaggaccacgactcgccggcggcgccagggTACCAGCATCAGCAGGGGCCGCCGGTGGCGAAGGCGCTGCCATTCTCGGCCACGTGCGTGCGGATCTCCCGCGACTCGTACCCAAACCTCCGCGCCCTCCGGAACGCCTCCGCCATGAgcctccccgacgacgacgccgcctaCGCCAAGCTCGAGGAGGGCGACTACGGCTACCTCCTCGATGACGTCCCGCACTTCACGGACTACCTCTCCGATCTCCCC ACTTTTCCTAATCCACTGCAAGATCATCCAGCCTATTCGACCGTCAA GCAGTATTTTGTCAATGCAGATGATACTGTACCtgaaaag GTGGTTGTTCAGAAGGACAGTCCCAGAGGAGTTCACTTCCGTCGTGCTGGGCCTCGTCAGAGG GTGTACTTCGAGTCAGAAGATGTCAAAGCATGCATTGTAACCTGCGGAGGCCTTTGCCCTGGGCTAAATACGGTCATTAGAGAGTTGGTGTGCGGCTTGTCCCACATGTACAATGTCAATGATATCTTCGGCATACAG AATGGATACAAGGGATTCTATTCGAGTAATTATCTTCCTATGACACCTAAAAGTGTCAATGATATCCACAAAAGAGGTGGCACAGTTCTGGGAACATCACGGGGTGGTCATGACACCAAAAAAATTGTTGACAACATTCAAGATCGTGGTATTAATCAG GTATACATCATTGGAGGGGATGGAACTCAGAAGGGagcatatgaaatatataag GAAATTCGTAGACGTGGTCTAAAAGTTGCTGTTGCTGGTGTTCCCAAGACAATTGATAATGATATAGCG GTTATAGACAAGTCCTTTGGTTTTGATAGTGCTGTAGAAGAGGCCCAGCGTGCCATTGATGCAGCTCATGTTGAGGCTTCAAGTGCTGAGAATGGAATAGGCTTAGTTAAACTGATGGGTCGCTATAGTG GGTTTATTGCAATGTATGCTACTCTTGCAAGCAGAGACGTG GACTGCTGCTTAATTCCTGAGTCACCATTTTATTTGGAAGGGGAGGGTGGACTGTTTGAGTACATAGAGAAGAGGTTGAAAGAGAACAACCACATGGTTATTGTTGTAGCTGAGGGAGCAGGACAGGATCTTATTGCCAAAAGTATAGCTGCAGCAGATCAAATAGATGCATCTGGAAATAAGCTACTTCTTGATGTTGGTCTTTGGCTGACTCACAAGATTAAG gattactgcaagAACAAAAAGATGGAGATGACTATTAAGTATATAG ATCCAACCTACATGATCCGTGCAATTCCAAGCAATGCATCAGACAATGTCTACTGCACACTGCTGGCGCACAGTGCCATTCATGGGGCAATGGCTGGATATAGCTTCACAGTTGGAATGGTCAATGGCAGGCATGCATACATTCCATTTCAC AGGGTaacatcaacaagaaacaagGTTAAGATAACCGACAGGATGTGGGCAAGGCTGTTGTCCTCGACCAACCAGCCCAGCTTCCTGAGCCAGAAGGACATCGATGCCGCAAGAGAGGCTGATAAGCTAGCCAGCAAATCGCCTGTGCCAGTTAACACCAAGGAGCACGGAGAGAATGTAAAGAAGCCGGCAAATGGTGAGAAATAG
- the LOC107277051 gene encoding uncharacterized protein, with product MSFYDVNAGEQPSREDEAPEEVVEAAVANGAPTAVEKHNKLYSPAETPAGSGTRPHPTADAVAETAGAAPDDVDGCTTPPPPPVHDSEGSDTQSADDHGSPQREKPRTTSTAGGVKRDVAPSWSSRLLAFRSFSRDKKAKATVDARPPAHGKARDEGDEHKEKGKERRKRFWK from the coding sequence ATGTCCTTCTACGACGTGAACGCTGGCGAGCAGCCGAGCCGAGAGGACGAAGCCCCGGAGGAGGTGGTAGAGGCCGCTGTGGCGAACGGAGCACCGACGGCCGTGGAGAAGCATAATAAGCTGTACTCTCCCGCAGAAACGCCGGCGGGGAGTGGGACGCGGCCGCACCCAACCGCGGACGCCGTCGCCgagacggcgggggcggcgcccgATGACGTCGACGGgtgcacgacgccgccgccgccgccggtgcacgACTCGGAGGGGTCCGACACGCAGAGCGCGGACGATCACGGCAGCCCACAGAGGGAGAAGCCAAGGACGACATCGACGGCCGGGGGCGTGAAGCGGGACGTGGCTCCCTCCTGGTCGTCGAGGCTGCTCGCGTTCCGGTCGTTCTCGCGGGACAAGAAGGCGAAGGCAACCGTGGacgcgcggccgccggcgcacgGCAAGGCGCGGGATGAGGGCGATGAGCACAAGGAGAAGGGCAAGGAGAGGCGGAAACGGTTTTGGAAGTGA
- the LOC4327196 gene encoding ATP-dependent 6-phosphofructokinase 6 isoform X2 has protein sequence MSLPDDDAAYAKLEEGDYGYLLDDVPHFTDYLSDLPTFPNPLQDHPAYSTVKQYFVNADDTVPEKVVVQKDSPRGVHFRRAGPRQRVYFESEDVKACIVTCGGLCPGLNTVIRELVCGLSHMYNVNDIFGIQNGYKGFYSSNYLPMTPKSVNDIHKRGGTVLGTSRGGHDTKKIVDNIQDRGINQVYIIGGDGTQKGAYEIYKEIRRRGLKVAVAGVPKTIDNDIAVIDKSFGFDSAVEEAQRAIDAAHVEASSAENGIGLVKLMGRYSGFIAMYATLASRDVDCCLIPESPFYLEGEGGLFEYIEKRLKENNHMVIVVAEGAGQDLIAKSIAAADQIDASGNKLLLDVGLWLTHKIKDYCKNKKMEMTIKYIDPTYMIRAIPSNASDNVYCTLLAHSAIHGAMAGYSFTVGMVNGRHAYIPFHRVTSTRNKVKITDRMWARLLSSTNQPSFLSQKDIDAAREADKLASKSPVPVNTKEHGENVKKPANGEK, from the exons ATGAgcctccccgacgacgacgccgcctaCGCCAAGCTCGAGGAGGGCGACTACGGCTACCTCCTCGATGACGTCCCGCACTTCACGGACTACCTCTCCGATCTCCCC ACTTTTCCTAATCCACTGCAAGATCATCCAGCCTATTCGACCGTCAA GCAGTATTTTGTCAATGCAGATGATACTGTACCtgaaaag GTGGTTGTTCAGAAGGACAGTCCCAGAGGAGTTCACTTCCGTCGTGCTGGGCCTCGTCAGAGG GTGTACTTCGAGTCAGAAGATGTCAAAGCATGCATTGTAACCTGCGGAGGCCTTTGCCCTGGGCTAAATACGGTCATTAGAGAGTTGGTGTGCGGCTTGTCCCACATGTACAATGTCAATGATATCTTCGGCATACAG AATGGATACAAGGGATTCTATTCGAGTAATTATCTTCCTATGACACCTAAAAGTGTCAATGATATCCACAAAAGAGGTGGCACAGTTCTGGGAACATCACGGGGTGGTCATGACACCAAAAAAATTGTTGACAACATTCAAGATCGTGGTATTAATCAG GTATACATCATTGGAGGGGATGGAACTCAGAAGGGagcatatgaaatatataag GAAATTCGTAGACGTGGTCTAAAAGTTGCTGTTGCTGGTGTTCCCAAGACAATTGATAATGATATAGCG GTTATAGACAAGTCCTTTGGTTTTGATAGTGCTGTAGAAGAGGCCCAGCGTGCCATTGATGCAGCTCATGTTGAGGCTTCAAGTGCTGAGAATGGAATAGGCTTAGTTAAACTGATGGGTCGCTATAGTG GGTTTATTGCAATGTATGCTACTCTTGCAAGCAGAGACGTG GACTGCTGCTTAATTCCTGAGTCACCATTTTATTTGGAAGGGGAGGGTGGACTGTTTGAGTACATAGAGAAGAGGTTGAAAGAGAACAACCACATGGTTATTGTTGTAGCTGAGGGAGCAGGACAGGATCTTATTGCCAAAAGTATAGCTGCAGCAGATCAAATAGATGCATCTGGAAATAAGCTACTTCTTGATGTTGGTCTTTGGCTGACTCACAAGATTAAG gattactgcaagAACAAAAAGATGGAGATGACTATTAAGTATATAG ATCCAACCTACATGATCCGTGCAATTCCAAGCAATGCATCAGACAATGTCTACTGCACACTGCTGGCGCACAGTGCCATTCATGGGGCAATGGCTGGATATAGCTTCACAGTTGGAATGGTCAATGGCAGGCATGCATACATTCCATTTCAC AGGGTaacatcaacaagaaacaagGTTAAGATAACCGACAGGATGTGGGCAAGGCTGTTGTCCTCGACCAACCAGCCCAGCTTCCTGAGCCAGAAGGACATCGATGCCGCAAGAGAGGCTGATAAGCTAGCCAGCAAATCGCCTGTGCCAGTTAACACCAAGGAGCACGGAGAGAATGTAAAGAAGCCGGCAAATGGTGAGAAATAG